The Nostoc sp. 'Lobaria pulmonaria (5183) cyanobiont' DNA window CAGGTGGTAGGTTTTGGCTAAAGAAATAATGTCAGCGATCGCTTCCCATGATAAATCTGGGGCTATCTTGACAAAAATCGGTTTATGTGTAATATTTTCTTGTTGTAATAAATCTAAGATGGCACTGAGCATAGAAGCATCTTGGAGTGATCGCAGCCCTGGTGTATTAGGAGAAGAGACATTAACAACAAAATAGTCTCCCAAATCCTTGAGTAAACAAAAACTATCGAGATAATCCTTTGCGGCTGCTTCTAGGGGAGTTACCTTAGATTTACCCAAATTTATTCCTATAGGTATCGATCGGGTTAACTCATGCTTTTCTTGTGCCAAACGTGCCGCCATTACTGCTGCACCACTGTTATTAAAGCCCATCCGATTGAGAGCAGCTTTATCCAACGGTAGACGAAACAAACGGGGAGGCGGATTTCCTGGCTGTGCGTGAAAAGTTACAGTTCCTAGTTCTGCAAAGCCAAAACCCAGGTTAGACCAAATGCCAGCAGCTACACCATCCTTGTCGAAGCCAGCTGCTAACCCTACAGGATTTGGAAAGTTTAGCCCAAACAAATTTTGTTCTAGGCGGGAATCGTACAGACATAAAGACTGCTTTAAGCGTTGGTTTATCCAACTAGCAGGGGTTTGCGATAGCCAATTAAAACTGCGAATCGTCTGTTGGTGTAACCACTCTGAATCGGTTTTTACCACATTAAACAAAAGCGGACGAATCGCAAGTTGATAAATATCCATTTCAATCCTTAAAACTACGCGAATTCGGTAAACTGCCGCGTTTCCTCTTTAGCTTGTCGGAGTTCTTCTTTTGATAGCCGTGCTTCCTCTTTAGCTTGTCGGAGTTCTTCTTTTCATAGCCGTACTTGTTCAGCAATCTGCCGCATTTCTTCGGCGGAATTTCTCATTTCTTCAGCAATCTGCCGCATTTCTTCGGCGGAATTTCTCATTTCTTCAGCAAGCTGCCGGGTTTCTTCGGCAGAATTTCTCATTTCTTCAGCAAGCTGTCGCTGCTCTTCTTGTGAGAGCCTGGTATCTTCAGCAGACTCTCGCTCATCCTCTGAGACTTGTCTCTGCTCCTCTTGAGCATCAGAAGGAGTTTCGCCCATTTACCTAGCACTCCATAATCTAACTTCAACGAACCTGTTACCTACAATTTTTAGCAAACACCTGTCGCAATATTACTCAGGGTGCTTTTCTGGGCATCTTATATATTACAAGTTATGTTAACCAATAAATCAGATGGGGCAGCCGCAAAAACCTATAGCCGCCGAACAGCAGATCCTCTCTTTGGGGCGCGTCCTCCAGAGCCTCAGGGAAGAAGATGATGTTGACGTTCTGATTGAAACTACTATTTCTTATCTCAAAGAAGAGTTTGACTACAAACTGATTTGGATTGCTCTTTACGATCGCCTGAATCACATATTATTTGGCAAAGGGGGCATCACACCCGATCGTGACACGAGCTTTTTACGCCAAAGGGTTGTTCTAAGTCCTGGGGATTTATTAGAGCAAGTAGTAATTGAACAGCATCCTTTGGGCGTAGCTGATTTGCAAACTGAAATCCGTGCCGCTGAATGGCGAAAAATGGCCGAAAAATTCCACATCCAAGGAACGATTATTTTACCAATTCGCTACAAAGACCGTTGCTTGGGCTTGCTGTTATTGGGTTCAGAACGCTGGGGCTACCTACTGACTGGAGAAGCAAAAGCACGTTTGATGATGGTTTTAGGTGAACTAGGGGCAGTGCTTTATCAAAATGAAATGCATAAACACCAAAAGCAAACCAGGCGAACCGACGAGCCATTATTAGAATTGCTAGAAAATTTACGCACCCTCAGTAACCTGAATCAAAGACTGGAAGTAGCGGTGCAAGCAACTCATAAATTTGTCTCCCCCAACCGGACAAATGTTTACTGGTTTGAGCGAGAAGGGCGCTACTTTTGGTGTCGAATGAGTAATCAGCTGGTCAAAATGGATCGCAATTCTAGCAGTCAGCAAGCAGCGGGAATGACTGTACAGGACTTGAGCGATTTTTATTATGCTTTGGCAGTTAACCAAATAGTCTCGATTGGTGATGCCCGCAGTTCTTTAAAAAGCCATTTTACGGCAAAATTGCTGGAACGCTTGAACGTGCGATCGCTCCTAGCAGCTCCGATTATCTGGCAAAAGAACTTAGTCGGTTTTCTGGCGGTGGAAAGCAATGAACCTCGCATTTGGACGGACACAGACAAAAATTTCGTCCAGGGTGTTGCAGGTTTAATCTCCCTAGTTACACCTACCGAAAACATGGAAAGCACTATTAAACAGATTCAAGAGGATGCCCAACTCACTAGCCAAGTTGCCCAAGGTATCTATAGCGAACATGACCTTCAGACAACTTTACATAATTGTGCTAAAAGAGTTTTAGCTCGATTAGGTGCTACCCGCTTTTTACTGTTGCAGTATGACCCTGAGCAGAAGAATTATCAATTTACTTACCAAAGTCAGCCCCATAATCGCCGACCGTTGACATTTACCCTGCATACTCTCAAAGAATTAGATGGGCAGCTTTTGCAAAGTTCAACTCAAGCAGTGGAAATTGAGAACTTAGATGAAGATTTACGCTTTTTTAACTGGCGACCCTCGTTGTTAGAGAATAATGTGCGATCGCTACTTGTTTGTAAATGCACTCACGAACATATACCAGCAGCACTTTTGGTGATTACTCATGAAAGCCATCGTTCTTGGACAACTCTAGAAAAGGAATTGCTGTGGGCGGTCAGTCAACAGATTGGTGTAATTGTTCGTCAGTGGCAATTACATAACCGCACCACCCAGCAGCAAAAAACTTCCCAGGCATTTGAGCAATGCTTACGCATCCTGACACAATCCCAGAACAGCATTGAGGTCGAAAAAAAGCATTTAGAACGTACAGCCCTCGAACAAATAGCATCAATTTTGGGTTGTCCCTTAGCGCTAATGCTATCTTGGGCACCTGGTGAAAGTTGGGCAGAAATTATCCCTGGAGTGATTGACAATAGCCAATTTGGGATTTTTTCTGATGCATCTATTTCTATCCAGGCTGAAGCCTTAATTCAGTGGGCACTTGCTACAGAGACTTACCTGACTTTGAAGGTAGATAATTTACCTCCAGAAACCCGGAAATGGTTGAATGTTCCAGACAAAAGTCAAATTTTGGTAATGGCATTACGTACAACTGCTGATTATGAAACCACTGGTGTAGTGTTGCTAGTAGACTATCAACAGCGTCGTTGGTCAGAACAAAACCTCAGTGCAACAGTAACTCTGATTTCTCAATTAGCCTGGTGGCGTCGTGAAAAGCAAATTACCCG harbors:
- a CDS encoding quinone-dependent dihydroorotate dehydrogenase, which translates into the protein MDIYQLAIRPLLFNVVKTDSEWLHQQTIRSFNWLSQTPASWINQRLKQSLCLYDSRLEQNLFGLNFPNPVGLAAGFDKDGVAAGIWSNLGFGFAELGTVTFHAQPGNPPPRLFRLPLDKAALNRMGFNNSGAAVMAARLAQEKHELTRSIPIGINLGKSKVTPLEAAAKDYLDSFCLLKDLGDYFVVNVSSPNTPGLRSLQDASMLSAILDLLQQENITHKPIFVKIAPDLSWEAIADIISLAKTYHLAGIIATNTTISRDGLKTQVIDQTGKSPQEEAGGISGEPLRDRSTEVIRFIWQQTQGQIPIIGVGGIFSGEDAWEKITAGASLIQVYTGWIYEGPLMVRRILAGLLSKLEQSGLNSINDAVGLEFKNQRRQEAGGRRQE
- a CDS encoding GAF domain-containing protein, with protein sequence MGQPQKPIAAEQQILSLGRVLQSLREEDDVDVLIETTISYLKEEFDYKLIWIALYDRLNHILFGKGGITPDRDTSFLRQRVVLSPGDLLEQVVIEQHPLGVADLQTEIRAAEWRKMAEKFHIQGTIILPIRYKDRCLGLLLLGSERWGYLLTGEAKARLMMVLGELGAVLYQNEMHKHQKQTRRTDEPLLELLENLRTLSNLNQRLEVAVQATHKFVSPNRTNVYWFEREGRYFWCRMSNQLVKMDRNSSSQQAAGMTVQDLSDFYYALAVNQIVSIGDARSSLKSHFTAKLLERLNVRSLLAAPIIWQKNLVGFLAVESNEPRIWTDTDKNFVQGVAGLISLVTPTENMESTIKQIQEDAQLTSQVAQGIYSEHDLQTTLHNCAKRVLARLGATRFLLLQYDPEQKNYQFTYQSQPHNRRPLTFTLHTLKELDGQLLQSSTQAVEIENLDEDLRFFNWRPSLLENNVRSLLVCKCTHEHIPAALLVITHESHRSWTTLEKELLWAVSQQIGVIVRQWQLHNRTTQQQKTSQAFEQCLRILTQSQNSIEVEKKHLERTALEQIASILGCPLALMLSWAPGESWAEIIPGVIDNSQFGIFSDASISIQAEALIQWALATETYLTLKVDNLPPETRKWLNVPDKSQILVMALRTTADYETTGVVLLVDYQQRRWSEQNLSATVTLISQLAWWRREKQITRLLESTTQELRQLNWYKHRRLEEIQRITAHSLKQIHDLGIPANELTQMRYQLLLRQLDHTATSMSGMLKLENWQLHISWETMPIASLLKRSLERIENLLKQQKLWIGVHGLGQSIDEQESPKNSSLVRSVPASSAQSAIAIAGDIVKIELVIHELLVTACNRSQTGSRIDIWCRRLDASKPSDTKHSSTSEGAEHQTSLELSITYNGAIEPELLTELYQNIPKDVLAPSYLDQPPALHLAICQNLMQELGGELNFYKLPDNRVVNRLLLPLAVHDS